The following nucleotide sequence is from Triticum dicoccoides isolate Atlit2015 ecotype Zavitan chromosome 7B, WEW_v2.0, whole genome shotgun sequence.
AAGCTGTATGattttcttcttcctatgtttaTCATTTGCAACCATATGGAAAAATTGCGTATTGTCATCCCCTTGGACAACCTTTAGCGTTTTCGCACGCAACGCCCACTTAAGCTCCTCCTCTCTCAGGAGAGCACGTAGACCTTGCTCAGCCTCGGACTTGGTTCGATGCTCATTAACAGAAAGGAGAGTGGCTTCAGCCTTTAAGTCTAGTGCCTCAATCAGTTGAGTAAGACGCTCTTTTTCCTGTTTGTAAATCCCACTCTCATTTCTTGCCCAACCTCTCAGAAATTGTCGTAGATGTCTAATTTTATTTTGCCATCTCTCGACATGTGTCCTTCCCGTAACCGGCTTAGCCCATTCGCGGGCAATCATCTCCATAAATCCTTCTCGCTCAAACCAGCTTTGCTCGAAGGAGaagatatttttatttgccacatgggtagcctcacccgagtctaAAAGGAGTGGTGTATAATCCGAGATCGCTCTCTGCATCGCATGGACCGACACCAACGGATACTTTTGCTCCCACTCAACACTAGCAAGAACCCTATGCAGCTTTTCATAAGTCGGAATAGGTAAGGAGTTGTCCCATGTAAATTGTCTACCGGTGAGCTCTATTTCTCTTGAATTGAGTCTCTCGGTAATCATGTTAAACATCATAGACCAATGTCCAtcaaaattgtcattattcttttcttctcttcttcgGATaatattaacccccccccccccaactaaTATTGGCAGATTTTCATCTCCACAAATCCGCATCAGATCGGCCAGAAAGTCAGGTTTAAACTCAGGTTGTGCTGCTCCATATACAACAACTAGCGACCAACGGAACCCATCCAGCTTTGATCTTACCCTGAATTTAACCGAAAAGTCCCCTTGAACCACAGTAAGCACCTCTAAAGTCTCACATCGTACTCCTAGTAAGATCCCACCGGATCTTCCTCTAGGGGGTAAAATGTGCGAGTCAAAATTGATACCACTGGAGAGTGTTTGAAGAAACTGTGATGTGAAATTATCTCGTTCAGTTTCCAAGAGTGCAATAAAATCTAAGTGTTGTTCTAACGTTGTCTCTGCTAAGAATCTTTGTTTAGCCAAGTCAGTTAGACCTCTACTATTTCAAAAGAGTCCTTTCATACATAAatagcaaattatcatatattcatTTATATGAAGTGTAGTTCTCTAGACAGATGGTTTAAATTACATATGGCTTAATTTGATTTTACGTCAGAGTTGGTGGGTTTCGGAATGGTGCCTTCGTCATTACCAAATGTTCGTGGCGGCCGTGATGTAGGAGGGAACTCCTATTTCAACTCCGGTCGGAGCTCCATGTTAATCCGTGTTGGCATCATCAAGATGGAAGTTAGCATCATAAACGGTTGTGGCCACCGTGACGATGTAGCCTGGGCCTTTGTACCCATCCGTGCCGACACAATTGAGATGGAGGCCAGCATCATGCATGGATATGACATCCAATGCGACGTCATCAGGAACTTCGCTGATTATTATCTTTGTCACCTCTCCATAGCAACTCATATAGAAAAGATCTCTATTTGTGTGGCTTCATAGTGAAACATGTCAatttgtttctcccgttgcaacgcacgggcatacgtACTAGTAATTTACAATTTAAGGTTTTCAATCCTTACATCATTCAATCAACATTGTTATGAAGATAAGTAAGAAATAAAATTCATCGAGTTACCACtcaaaaaaaaaaatcatcaaGTTTACATAATGTGCACTTCAACAATCAAGTTGACTTGTTTTGAGATAAATCAAAAGATGCTTGATTAATTTCTTCGGGGGTATAGGTCTGGACTGGCGTCCTAATTAGTTGCATGTTCATTTGTTTGGATATTAAAGTTCTCACATAATTTGTGCGTTGTGTGAGAGTTCGTACTATAAAAGTTGTGCCACCGGAGCCACCACCGCTGTGCAACCGGAGCCACCAGAGGCCAGCCTGCCACCGGCCCGACCAGGGACCACGCCCCACAAGGCAGGCCAGGGGGGGCACCCGCCCCGACTCGTCGCAAAGGAGCAGCCGGGCCGAAGACCAGGCGCCCGTCGACGGAGCTTCCACGGCTACCGCCTGCGAGAGCCGCTGCCCAGGAGCCGTCATGCCAGAGAAGGAGGCCCAGGGGCCCATCGGCGACGCAGCCGAAGCCCCTGGCCGGATACATCGCGCGACGCAGAAGAGAATCGAGCCTCCCTACCCAGAGCTCCCGCGCCCTGACGAGAGGaaatcgccccgccgccgccgcccgggcttAGCCCGACGGCCTCCTCCGTTGACGGCGAGGGGAGGAAGGGGGGGCGGGAGGGCGGCGTGGCTAGGTTTTAGTTAGCAACAAAGCGCTTGTCACATAATTAGCTAAGGCCGCACGATGTTGTGTTAGCAATAGACAGTTTGAGATATGTTTCCGCAGTGCTCAGTGAAAGCAAAGCCATGCaagtttttttttggaaaaacaGGGCCTTACGCCGGCTCCACTTTTTATTAGATGAAACCAAACCGTTCACAGAACCAAGTTGGGAGCACTCGAACCACCTGACACATGTGGcaagcaatccaaacaattcaaaaaaaaaaagttaGGAGCACTCGAGGTAGGCACAGCCGCACAGGTACCATACCCAGAAATGAAACAGCAAAGCAGAACAGGCCTCATGGCCGTTCGCAGACAAACAAGTTCCCTGCTTCCCCTACTGGATCTGCCAAACAGCAGGGACAAACACAGGGACTATGCCTCGAAAATTAACAACCGCATAAAGAGAGCTGACAGTATAAACCCGAGAGGAAGATAGCTTCCATATAAGGGCATCCTCCTCCCCAGAGAAAGAAATAGATCTAACAATACTGGTCAGGTCAAACCACTGTTGGAGGAGCCTATCATCTACACATCttctgaattttttttttttgGGGGGTACATCTTCTGAAATTTAACTTCAGGTCCACCCCATCCCAGGATCAGCAAGTTTGTTGATGGTATTTGACTATTTGATGAGTTGCGTACCTGCATACTCTGTATGGTTGCTCAACTCAGGGAGTCAGGCAGATTGCTGGAATTTTGGCTAAAACCAACTCATCATATGTTGGCCTGGGTTCTCAGTTTCCGTTTTGCCTGAATTTGGGAACAATCCATGTGTTCGCGTGCTTGGCAGAATTCAAATTACGTAATGGATCAAATCAAATAGAGTAGTAATTTGTTCTTGGTTTGTTGAAGTTCTATAGCCATCTCTGAAAAAAGCAAAGCTGCGATTCAGATATCGTTCCTGCTGTTTTGTGTGGTGTACACGAACAGACATGCCACATGAACACATAAGTTTTAGTATGCATGCCACCGCAAATCCGTTGTAGTCTAGGTGGTTAGGATACTCGTCTCTCACCCGAGAGACCCGGGTTCAAGTCCCGTCGACCTAAGTGCAAACTTTTTTTTTTTGTTAATTGACTGGCCATGCAACCGAACAAAGCAAGAGACTACCCCTGGTTTTGCTCTCCTCTCATGGAAGAGGAACCATGGGCCGAGGGCACATGCAGACACGAACATTGACATCGCCAAAACAAATGCAGTAGCTACAGAAGTTATGGAGTAAGAAAGTCTTTGACCTCTGGAGCGCAAGACTTCAACTCCTTCCATCGACCCCTCCTACAAATAGCTCCCTGCACCCTCCATCCCTTCTCTCACCACTGCAGTCCTGCTCTCCTCTGAAATTTGCATTCTTCTGTTCCGCCTGCACCGAGGAAGCCATTGTAGGAGGTGGGAAAGGAGGGATCTACTATCTAATTAATAGAGATTTTTGGGTTGTATTCTCAGATTGCTGCCTCCCCATTGTTTCTTAATCAGTGTTTTTTTGATGGTGTTTGCTTTGTCAGGTGGTAAGAAGCTTGGAAAACATGGCCGCGATGGGTGGGCACCAGAGGCTGATGATGGAGGATGCGGCGGAGGACACGTTCCCGGAGGGGTTGCGTGTGCTCGCGGTGGACGACGACCGCGTCTGCCTCAAGGTACTAGAGGCCCTCTTGCGCCGCTGCAAATACAGCCGTGAGTCTCTTTTCTTGATCCCTCCACATCGCCATGGTCCATTAGATCAGAATCGGAGCCCTGTGATCTTTTCGTCTCTCTGTGAATAATGCTCGCTGCTATGCAGCAACGACGGTGATGGATGCCAAGACGGCGCTGAAGATGCTCAGATCGGGGAAGGAGGAATTCGACATGGTCATCACCGACGTGCGCATGCCGGACATGGACGGCTTCAAGCTCCTCGAGCTCATCGGCCTCGAGATGGATCTGCCCGTCATCAGTATACACTCACTACTCAACCCGAAGTCCTAATTTTATTTTTGCATGTGCTACAACTGTTTTTAAGGAGTACTTTTACTCCAGAATCTTGAAGATACACTGAAACGGTATGTATTCCTTTAATTGGGCAGCATGTGAGATCCTACATTTTTAGGAGGATTTTGTGAAATCACATATGCACAGCATGCACACACTATTTTTAACTTTGAGAAAGTCTAAAGAGTGAGGTCCCCAGACTGAACCAGTGGGATCCCATCTAACCGTTCATCCGTTTGATCGGATGGCCACTGGGGTAGCAGAGCGGAGGTGGATCgacacataaattaggagggggggCGCAGGATCCATACATAGTGGTGTCGGTTCCTCCCCGAACCAATGGGATCCTATTTGACTATACATCCATCAGATCGAATGGGTAGTGGCGGAGGGGAATGAAGGTGGATATGGTCGCATGTGAGTTATGATATCCTATTAATTAATGACTTCAATATTTGTGTTAATTGTGTTTAGTATGCTAGAGAGATGGTCATGTATCCCATTTAGTTAAGCAACAAGATGTTTTTCTTTCTGTAGGAACTGGTTCTATTTTCGATCAATTTATGTCCCAATTACATTCAAACATGTCGTATGGATTATATACATTGTTTTTACTAATTTAATAAGTAATGCCGAAGTCTAGAGTTCAGTATCATGCATACAATATATATGGGTAATCTAGCTTAGTAAGAGTACGTATCACTCCAATGCAATGTAGACCCCACTATGTACGTGTTCGATGGGTGCATTTATGGACATTATTTAATTTTGTATTGTGTAAATTGTGAAATCCTAGTCATAAGAACTAAATCTATAATATATCCTTTTTCCATGATATGGCAAAATTATGTTTAATTGTTTTCTAAACTATCTTAAATTTCTAGTCTTTCCAATTACAAAAAGTATACAACTGCACCATACCTGTTTTCTATGGTGGCATGAGTAATACAATTCCGAAACCAGAGAAGTTGTATTGACATTATTCAAGGATTATTCATCTTTAATATCCTTGAGATTGTTAGTAGTTAAAACTATCTACTCTTGAGAATAGCATATAAAGTAGGAGTGCCACTTCTAAGAAGATACATTGAGTAGGTCACCCATGTATCATATCAAAATCGTGCAGATTTGTTGAGTCTAAACAAGAAAACTATTATGCTGTCACATTATTTTTGAAAGGAAGTGCAACCACAAATATTTATTTTTCTAAATTGTAATAAAATCCCCATAGGTTATATCGCTTACCATATAAAAACTAATATGTGTGTGACCGCTTAACATGCTCAAAACATTGCTTGGGCCGACAATTGTTCACTAGTATGATAGAGAAACATGTTCAACAATATGTAATAGATCTTGTGGTTCACCAATAGTTTGATGTGGTGATCTGATTTACCTAGTTGGAACATGTTGTGATGATGGTTTAGGCATTGTGTTACAGTTATTTTCTTACAATTGTATTGAGTGTGTGAATGTTTTCCCATTTAGTTTGCATTGAAACACCGGATTTATCATAGTCATGATATCATTTGAAAATCATGTGTAACATTTTTGCTTCCCCACTTGCACAGCACATTTGGAAAACAGCGAAGCCATTTTTCTGTCTATAAGCACTCGGACAAAAATTTATGCTCAATTTAATAGATTTTGTTGAACGTTTGAATTCCAACGATAAGTTGTTGGTCGTATGGCATGCAGTGCTATCAGTGGATTGCGACAAGAAAGCCGTGATGAAGGGGATAAACCATGGGGCGTGTGACTATTTGATGAAGCCAGTGCAAACCAACCAGCTCAAAAACATATGGCAGCATGTTGAGAGTAGGAGAAGATCCCAATCAATAAGCCACATGAGTAGGGATAATGATGACGGCCAGAGAGTACATACTGGGACTCTTGCCAAGACTAAGGACTCAAAGAGTAAGAGCAATGATGAAGATGGTTCTAATGAGAACAAAGAGAGCACTCATGCATCCACTACCCAGAAGAAGATGAGGGTGGCATGGACAACTGAGCTTCATAACAAGTTTCTAGAAGCTATCTACCAGATCGGCCTTGAAAGTAAGAAAACATATGTTGCGCCTCATTCATTGACACAACACTTTGTGGTTATTTGATATTATTTGTTAACAAATATTTTTATGACATTTTTGTAGAGGCTGCTCCAAACAAGATATTGGAGCTGATGAATGTGGATTACCTCACTAGACATAATATTGCGAGTCATCTACaggtttatttttattccttgtgcTTATTTTTGATGTTTGCGTTTCTATTATTCATAGTCTAACATTTTTTCACATATATAAGTGCAAGCTTTTATTTTGTGGGAACATGACAATCAAAGCTTTAGTAATGCACGGATCACGAAGATGTGTGTTATTATAATTCCTTTTGTCCCTGGAGATGTATGGCATATCTTGTAAAATGCATGACCCACACATTCTATTAGAACCCGTGCAACACTTTTAGTTTTTCTTGTTCCCACATGTCATCCATTACTTTTTTCCCATGAGCATGCATCTCATACATGGTTATTTTGTCTATATTTTTATTTCAGAAGTATAGATTGTACTTGAATAGAGTCAAATCAAATCCAATCGGTGATGCAAGGGAGAGACAAAACTCATCCATGGGGAATCAGAGGAATTTTATGCATAACCATGAGCATGGAAGATGGCATGTGTCCTCGTGTAGCAACCCCTCCTGGATTCCAAATTATTTCGGTGCAACTAGTCAATTAGGCCAGCTGACGGACAATCAGAGCAACTTGTGCATGGGGTCGTTAATCCATGGTGGAAGAATGTCGAGGTATTTGGTTCCAAACACACCGGATGCGAGAAGATTTGCAGATCCCGAAGACCCTCCCATTAGCCTATACAATGGCATACTCGATGACATAATGTTAGATGAATTTTCCTCGTATAGCTCTGGTACTTCCTATGTTGACTCCATGCGTGGAAAGTTGATGGAGACAAGTAAAGGAAAAACCCCATCAAATCTTCGAAGTCACTTAACAAACACATCAGGTGGTGGCGGGAGCTCGGCACCCACAAATGAGTACCAGGTGCAACCTCTCGAGTCTATTAACCATTATCATACCCACATGAATGCACCTTCTACACAGATGCTTGGCATAGTTGTTCCATTTTTCTAGGATTTGCTGGGAACTATAATAACCCCCGATGGTCTTCAATGCAGGTAAACTTGACCGGTATTCTTCATAGGGGTGGAACATCTCATGTCCCTCCACGTGTGAATATACCAATGATCAACCAATTGACAAGCTATGAAACACCATCTAGCGGAATGTTGATGCAAAATCAATTGCCACCATTCATTGGCAACACCATATCAGTGGCAGGTTTCAATGAACAAATAGTTCCATTCAACATACCTACTAACCCAAGCTCTGTAGGGATATTGAATGCGCACAACACTACTCCAGTGACGCCATCTCAGATGGTTAACAGAGGTAGCATCACTACATTACGATCAGGTTTCAATGAAAAAATATCGCCATTCAACATAGCAAACAACACAAGCTCAGTAGGGACGATGTTGAATGGCAATTCTGCACTTGGTGTTGGTAGCACTTCAAAACCCGAGATTAATATGGTTAATTGTGGAAGAACTATTTCCACACTTTCCAACCTTCGGACAGATGGTTTCGTCGAATTAACTCCAATGCCTGATGGCGGGGATGTAGTTGGCATTCTTCCTACGCAAGAAAGTATGGTTAATCAGCAAGAACCTAATGATCTACTTAATGACATTAATGACTTGTCATCGGATGATATTGCCAACCTTCTAAATGACGTAAGAACATTTCTTATTAACATGTATCACGTCTTTGCATATGAATTGTCGAGCTAGACAAGTGTATTTAAATCATCTTTTCTCACTGTAGGGTTCCATTGGAGAGGATGCTATCATGGATGGATAGTGATGTTGGTCAGCACGGCATAAGGTGTTTTTGCATGTGTGTTGGACAGTTGTTGATTGATCATTCCTTTAATTTTGCCAACTGTGCCATGAAACTATTTGAATTATCGTTGTCTAGTTAGAAGCATGATTGTTTTAGTGCTTCTATTTTACATCACCTTTAGTTTTTAAGTATGTGTTGTATTTTGAGATAAAAATAATCTTTTGTTATGCCAGATGTAACTACTTTTCTTCTGTATGATATCAATGAGATGTTGCATCTTCCTCTGAGAAAACATGTAGCGTCCCTGAGAGAGGCACTATACAGATCTAGCACCTCCTCTAGAGTATGCATGGTATCATTCCCAATACGCCCACCAAAGACATCGTGCACATGACATGCACTTTATGAAGGTAGAACGGTAGTATCACAACACAATTTCATAACAGATCTGCAACACCGCCATGGTCAGTGCCGGCGGCAGGTCCAAGGAGATTCCCACCACCGGGTTCCACATCTACCAGCCTCCATCCTCTCTTCGGGGCTGGCCTAACGACCACAATACGGAGCCCGCCCTCCGCCACCTCAGCCTCCTCGACTTCATGTGGCTCCAACTCCTAGATGGTATCCCCCGACACGACCTCATCTTCCACCTTGTCGCCTCCTACCACATGCAGAGGCAATGTAGCTACTGCTCCTGCGCCTACATCTATGGGACCCGCGTCAATGTCAACCACAAGTCCTTCCTCAACACAACAGGCCTCCAACTCCAACCCATGACGGAGCACAAAGAGCTCCCTCCCAACTTGAACCTGGCCACGGTTACCTGCGTCGTCTTGCAGTTCAGGGAAATGTGGATCCTCCCCGAGTTCCATGGCAGAGACATGTTGCCATAAAATGTGTCGGCCATGATGGAGAAAGTAAAGGTGGGGTTAGCGCATTGGCTGGGCTCAGCTGATCTGGTACCTAGCTAGTCCGAAATGAGATTCTCAAATTGCCAACGAGGGATGATAAAAAATCATACTTTGGGGTGCATCTTCTTACACTCATTTGGGTAAAGGATCAAGATGTGTTCAGGACGATGGACAGGATGGTGGACAGATTAAAAAAACTCATTCAGGAGGAATTTCAGAGGCAGACAGGTGGTCAAAAACCTGTCCAAACTAGTGGGGCCTGGGGATGAAACGTCAGCTAGTTGTTCGAGTTCAACAGCAAAACCCTCTAAAAAGCAGCAAGCCATGGTGGTGCAACTGCTGGCGTTGTTCAGCTATTGGGGCCTGGAGATAATGTTTTTTTCTTGATTTTCATCATACGGGTGTCATGTTGACTCTAGAGAATTGCATCGAACGTCACACGCTCCCTTATATAACCCTTATCCCCCATGAAACCCTAAGCACCAACCGTTGCCGTGGGCCTATCTGATGGGGCTCCCTCCCAGCCGGCGGCTCTCTACACTCCAATGGATCCCTCCATGTGTTGTTCACCATACAACAACAAATCAAGGTTCACGCACAACATCGAGACCAGCAGCGGAGGTGGGTTCGGCGGGTGCTTCTCTGCGGCAATCGAGGACCGGCGTGTAGATGTGGATGGCGACGGCGATGTGGCTGCCTATGGGACTTGAGAAATTTTATCATTGTTCTCACAGGCAAAACTGGCAAGGTCATTTCTCTTTCTCCAGCCAGTACCAGGTAGTTTGTCTATAAATGAAGTTCTTTCGCCGGGGCTatgttttattgttaagaatatatCAGATGTGGTGCAACTTAGCAGTCTTAATTCTTAAAGACAAATTTCATCGAAGACTTGACATGTAAGCTCCTCCTCTGTACATACATGCTCACTGTTTATCCAGAATTCGAAATGCACTACCTGACCATTTGGACTTCCCTAGTTGATAAAGGAAAGACAGATTCACCCTGAACCTGAATCTCAATAATCTCTTCAGTAGTGTTAACTGTTAAGGCTTCAGGATGCTTCTCTAGGTGATGGACAGTTATCAAAGAGAGCTACAGTGAGCAAATGTAGCTGTTGCTCGGTTCAGGGATGTTGCCACCCATGTCTGAATTCTAGCAAAGCTGCGATTCAGCTCTAACGTTCGTGCTGTTTTGTGTTGTGTACAGGACAGACATGTCACCACAATAGATACGTTTTAGTATTTCCACAATCAGCATTCCGTCGTAGTCTAGGTGGTTAGGATACTCGGCTCTCACCCGAGGGACCCGGTTTCAACTTTCAAGTCCCGGCGACGGAATTCTTTTTTTGCTTCCTAACTTTCCCTACTGTGTTGCCATTTTTAATTTTTGAGATTGCTTTGTAAGTTTTTGGTGAAAGCAAATGCTTGCAAGGTAAATCTGAGCAAGCTGATGGCCAGTTTGTGTTGGTAGCCTTTAACCTGACGGTTGATGATTCCAAGATTTTTAAATCGGGGCCGTGGGTCAGCTTGTGCTGCCGATCCACTGGGAGGCATTTGATCATCTGACCAGCGTACGTATGCGTTGCCTGGTCCGGCAGCTCTCTGACCTTGTGTCGTGCTTCGCCGCCGCCGAGGAAGACGAACGCGCCGTGGAGTGCCCTATCTGCCTCCACGTGCGTAGGCTTTATCATTCCACTCACTGCTTGTCTGCTTCGGAGAGTTGGTCTTCTCCGTTGTGTTGTTCTCATAATTTTCTGTCCTCGGTCGATCAATCGATGCAGTTCTACACGACTTTGGATCGATCCAAGTCCTGCGGCAAAGAGATCTGCACAGGTGACCCGTTACAATTCCCCTTGATTTCTGTCCAATTATTTGCTCGAATTTGTACTGAAATTCAGAAGTTTTCAGTACACACATGCACGATAGCGGAGGGAGTGGTATTTTCCTACGTTATACTGCCATGTTTCATTGTCCCGCAGAGTGCTTCTTGCAGCCGATGCCGTCGAAGACTTCCAGAGCTGTCCAgtatcctgtgttttgctacctagcTACTGTGCAATACTCTGCAACTGTCTCCTATAACATCTCTAATAAATTCGATCTCAGTGCTCTCTGCTACATGTGGATTGGGGACGAACCGTTCCATACTATAAAATACTTATCTTACCTTCATTGCTGGGGAGAATATCTTACCTTCATTGTTGTATCTGAAATTAGTGTGGGGGTCCTTAACTAGCAATGCAGCTATCCTTGCTGCAAAACCACAGCCTACACTGTTGAATATCGAGTGCTAGAACCTTAAGTGAGAAGAAACTTCAACAAGAAGTAATATTTCTGCCAAGAAGTAAGAAACTTCAACAGCACCATGCTACTTTGTAATTTCCAACATGCCTTCTATTTTGAACCTCTTGCTGGAAGAACAGAACGTTAGTGAGGCTACGATGAGAATACATTACAAGAACACCGGTGAACATATTCTACTACCATAAGAATTGCAAGCCCGATTCTGCAGTGCTAAAAGCTCCCTAACCAACTGTTGTTATTTCTAAACATTCGACAGAGATTTCAAGGCTTCCATGATTGTACCTGAAATGTTTCAGATATGATTTGTCTGTATGATTTTTAGACAATGGAAAGAACTGTTTTAGATATAGATGTATGCAGAACAGAGTAAATGCTAGTACTGTATACTGAAACAAAAAGTTATTGCGGTAATATGTTGGAGCTCAGTTGTATTCTGTTTAATCACTATGCGCATTTACAATATGCTTACTGAATTAGATTGCAGAACATTCAGTATACTATGCTTACTTGGTA
It contains:
- the LOC119335375 gene encoding two-component response regulator ORR24-like, coding for MAAMGGHQRLMMEDAAEDTFPEGLRVLAVDDDRVCLKVLEALLRRCKYSPTTVMDAKTALKMLRSGKEEFDMVITDVRMPDMDGFKLLELIGLEMDLPVIMLSVDCDKKAVMKGINHGACDYLMKPVQTNQLKNIWQHVESRRRSQSISHMSRDNDDGQRVHTGTLAKTKDSKSKSNDEDGSNENKESTHASTTQKKMRVAWTTELHNKFLEAIYQIGLEKAAPNKILELMNVDYLTRHNIASHLQKYRLYLNRVKSNPIGDARERQNSSMGNQRNFMHNHEHGRWHVSSCSNPSWIPNYFGATSQLGQLTDNQSNLCMGSLIHGGRMSRYLVPNTPDARRFADPEDPPISLYNGILDDIMLDEFSSYSSGTSYVDSMRGKLMETSKGKTPSNLRSHLTNTSGGGGRSHVPPRVNIPMINQLTSYETPSSGMLMQNQLPPFIGNTISVAGFNEKISPFNIANNTSSVGTMLNGNSALGVGSTSKPEINMVNCGRTISTLSNLRTDGFVELTPMPDGGDVVGILPTQESMVNQQEPNDLLNDINDLSSDDIANLLNDGSIGEDAIMDG